One window of Papaver somniferum cultivar HN1 chromosome 9, ASM357369v1, whole genome shotgun sequence genomic DNA carries:
- the LOC113309679 gene encoding GATA transcription factor 8-like — translation MIGPGFIDEMDLDICGDFFDHIDDLLDFPSEEIEGNGGVIGGGDCNAFQDMWPSIPPPESLVDPCSGFSNSSSDLSTELPVPHEDIVQLEWLSNFVEDSFSAGSIPLDTDFINNNKKDDSHRFRTSSPVSVLESNSSCSGGKTMSLSPDTVVPGRARSKRPRPATFNPRPALSFVSPVSSITNVQNLSMSNSYLSSESENYAESHPPYIPNYDGTEQKKKKKKKKLTPSLPSYSSDLDDSLQQQQPGVAVRKCLHCEITKTPQWRAGPMGPKTLCNACGVRFKSGRLFPEYRPAASPTFVASLHSNSHKKVLEMRVKGTPDDMNPMSPAPEFLPASNTHMLDYI, via the exons ATGATTGGACCGGGATTCATTGATGAAATGGACTTGGATATCTGCGGAGATTTCTTTGATCATATCGATGATTTACTTGATTTTCCAAGTGAGGAAATCGAAGGAAATGGAGGAGTTATTGGAGGAGGAGATTGCAATGCCTTTCAAGATATGTGGCCTTCAATCCCACCACCAGAATCGTTGGTTGATCCTTGCTCTGGTTTCTCTAACAGCAGCTCAGATCTTTCCACTGAACTCCCTGTTCCG CATGAAGACATTGTCCAATTGGAATGGTTATCAAACTTTGTCGAGGATTCTTTCTCAGCTGGAAGCATCCCTCTCGACACAGACTTcattaacaacaacaagaaggatGACTCTCATCGGTTCCGTACCTCCAGCCCAGTCTCCGTCCTCGAGAGCAATAGCTCTTGCTCTGGTGGAAAGACAATGTCTCTCAGTCCTGACACTGTTGTTCCTGGACGTGCACGGAGCAAGCGCCCACGACCTGCAACTTTCAATCCACGACCTGCTCTTAGTTTTGTCTCTCCCGTTTCATCCATAACCAATGTCCAGAACCTATCAATGTCCAACTCCTATTTATCATCAGAATCAGAGAACTACGCAGAATCCCATCCACCATATATACCAAACTATGATGGTAcggaacagaagaagaagaaaaagaagaagaaactgacACCATCTCTACCAAGTTATAGTTCAGACCTTGACGATtcacttcagcagcagcagcctgGCGTGGCTGTCAGAAAATGTTTGCATTGTGAGATAACAAAGACTCCTCAGTGGAGAGCGGGTCCAATGGGTCCCAAGACCCTCTGCAACGCTTGTGGTGTTCGTTTCAAGTCAGGGCGGCTCTTCCCCGAATACCGTCCTGCCGCAAGTCCGACATTCGTAGCTTCACTGCACTCCAACTCCCACAAGAAAGTCCTGGAAATGCGAGTCAAAGGTACACCAGACGACATGAATCCAATGAGTCCAGCTCCAGAATTCTTGCCAGCAAGCAACACCCATATGCTTGATTACATATAA